In the genome of Conger conger chromosome 8, fConCon1.1, whole genome shotgun sequence, one region contains:
- the atp5f1c gene encoding ATP synthase subunit gamma, mitochondrial isoform X2: MRSVAGLTFTEDIMFTRASVAVFLPQCGQVRNMATLKDITIRLKSIKNIQKITKSMKMVAAAKYARAERSLKPARVYGSGALALYEKAEIKAPEDKNKHVIIGVSSDRGLCGAIHSNVAKAIKSEISKLTGSGKEVMLVNIGDKLRGLLYKTHGKHILMNCKEVGRRPPTFVDASIIASELLDSGYEFDQGSVIYNRFRSVISYKTDEKPLFSVESVASAETMGIYDDIDADVLRNYQEFALVNIIYFGLKESTTSEQSARMTAMDSASKNASEMIDKLTLTFNRTRQAVITKELIEIISGAAAL; the protein is encoded by the exons ATGCGCAGTGTCGCGGGTCTGACCTTCACTGAAGACATCATGTTCACCCGGGCTAGCGTTGCGGTGTTCCTGCCACAATG TGGCCAGGTCAGGAACATGGCTACCTTGAAGGACA TCACCATCCGGTTGAAGTCCATCAAAAACATCCAGAAGATCACCAAGTCCATGAAGATGGTTGCCGCGGCCAAGTACGCCAGGGCAGAGAGGTCCCTGAAGCCCGCCCGCGTGTATGGGAGTGGCGCTCTTG CTCTGTATGAGAAGGCTGAGATCAAGGCTCCAGAGGATAAGAACAAGCACGTGATCATCGGGGTGTCCTCTGACCGTGGTCTGTGCGGGGCCATTCACTCCAATGTGGCTAAAGCCATCAAGAGCGAGATCAGCAAACTCACCGGCTCTGGCAAGGAGGTCATGCTGGTGAACATTGGAGACAAGCTGAGAGGCTTGCTCTACAA GACTCATGGGAAGCATATCCTGATGAACTGTAAGGAAGTGGGCCGCAGACCCCCTACCTTCGTTGATGCTTCCATCATCGCCAGCGAGCTGCTCGACTCCGGCTATGAGTTTGATCAGGGCTCCGTCATCTACAACAGATTCAG GTCTGTTATTTCATACAAGACTGACGAGAAGCCCCTCTTTTCCGTGGAAAGTGTTGCAAGTGCAG AGACCATGGGCATCTACGATGACATTGATGCGGACGTGCTGAGGAACTACCAAGAGTTTGCCCTGGTGAACATCATCTACTTTGGGCTGAAGGAGTCCACAACCAGTGAGCAGAGTGCCAGGATGACTGCCATGGACAGCGCCAGCAAGAATGCCT CGGAGATGATTGACAAGCTGACTCTGACGTTCAACCGCACCCGCCAGGCTGTCATCACCAAGGAGCTCATTGAGATCATCTCTGGTGCAGCTGCTCTGTAA
- the kin gene encoding DNA/RNA-binding protein KIN17 → MGKAEFLSPKAIGNRIKAKGLQKLRWYCQMCQKQCRDENGFKCHCMSESHQRQLLLASEDPNQFMDYFSQEFKSDFLELLRRRFGTKRVHNNIVYNEYISDREHIHMNSTQWETLTDFTKWLGKEASEAPVFTELKRENEEEKVAFNLSKGVGAATASSSKASSALGPSALQAMGSVKRKAAGQNSESKEKEKKKSALDEIMQMEEQKKKSVRADHWLYPDIVVKVVTKKLGEKYHKKKGVIKEVQDKYSAIVKMSDTGDKLKLDQSHLETVIPALGKRVLILNGVYRETEAILDSIDERRFSANLILDSGRQKGRKVEGIAYEDFSKMA, encoded by the exons ATGGGGAAGGCAGAATTTTTAAGCCCTAAAGCGATCGGCAATAGGATAAAAGCCAAAGGTCTTCAAAAACTACGATGGTACTGCCAGATGTGTCAAAAACAATGCCGAGATGAG AATGGCTTCAAGTGTCACTGTATGTCCGAGTCTCACCAGAGACAGCTCTTATTGGCCTCTGAGGACCCAAATCAGTTCATGGACTACTTCTCTCA GGAGTTCAAGAGTGACTTTTTGGAGCTCCTCAGAAGACGCTTTG ggACCAAGCGGGTGCACAACAACATCGTCTACAACGAGTACATCAGTGACAGAGAGCACATCCACATGAACTCAACCCAGTGGGAGACACTCACAGACTTCACAAAATGGCTCGGAAAAGAAG CATCT GAAGCACCAGTGTTCACAGAACTGAAGCgtgaaaatgaagaagaaaa agtTGCTTTCAATCTGAGCAAGGGGGTCGGCGCCGCAACTGCATCGTCCTCAAAAGCAAG ttcTGCCCTGGGCCCTAGTGCCCTCCAGGCTATGGGCTCGGTGAAGAGGAAAGCTGCAGGTCAAAATTCGGAGtccaaggagaaggagaagaagaagtcTGCCCTGGATGAAATCATGCAG ATGGAGGAGCAGAAGAAGAAGTCAGTGAGGGCAGACCACTGGCTGTACCCTGACATTGTGGTTAAGGTGGTCACAAAGAAACTGGGGGAAAAGTACCATAAGAAGAAAGGTGTAATCAAA GAAGTCCAGGATAAGTACTCGGCCATAGTGAAGATGAGCGACACAGGTGACAAACTGAAGCTGGACCAGAGCCATCTCGAGACCGTTATCCCAGCGCTAG GGAAACGGGTTCTAATACTGAATGGGGTCTACAGGGAAACGGAGGCCATACTGGACAGTATCGATGAGAGGCGGTTTTCAGCCAATCTGATTCTAGActcg
- the atp5f1c gene encoding ATP synthase subunit gamma, mitochondrial isoform X1 — MRSVAGLTFTEDIMFTRASVAVFLPQCGQVRNMATLKDITIRLKSIKNIQKITKSMKMVAAAKYARAERSLKPARVYGSGALALYEKAEIKAPEDKNKHVIIGVSSDRGLCGAIHSNVAKAIKSEISKLTGSGKEVMLVNIGDKLRGLLYKTHGKHILMNCKEVGRRPPTFVDASIIASELLDSGYEFDQGSVIYNRFRSVISYKTDEKPLFSVESVASAETMGIYDDIDADVLRNYQEFALVNIIYFGLKESTTSEQSARMTAMDSASKNASEMIDKLTLTFNRTRQAVITKELIEIISGAAAL, encoded by the exons ATGCGCAGTGTCGCGGGTCTGACCTTCACTGAAGACATCATGTTCACCCGGGCTAGCGTTGCGGTGTTCCTGCCACAATG TGGCCAGGTCAGGAACATGGCTACCTTGAAGGACA TCACCATCCGGTTGAAGTCCATCAAAAACATCCAGAAGATCACCAAGTCCATGAAGATGGTTGCCGCGGCCAAGTACGCCAGGGCAGAGAGGTCCCTGAAGCCCGCCCGCGTGTATGGGAGTGGCGCTCTTG CTCTGTATGAGAAGGCTGAGATCAAGGCTCCAGAGGATAAGAACAAGCACGTGATCATCGGGGTGTCCTCTGACCGTGGTCTGTGCGGGGCCATTCACTCCAATGTGGCTAAAGCCATCAAGAGCGAGATCAGCAAACTCACCGGCTCTGGCAAGGAGGTCATGCTGGTGAACATTGGAGACAAGCTGAGAGGCTTGCTCTACAA GACTCATGGGAAGCATATCCTGATGAACTGTAAGGAAGTGGGCCGCAGACCCCCTACCTTCGTTGATGCTTCCATCATCGCCAGCGAGCTGCTCGACTCCGGCTATGAGTTTGATCAGGGCTCCGTCATCTACAACAGATTCAG GTCTGTTATTTCATACAAGACTGACGAGAAGCCCCTCTTTTCCGTGGAAAGTGTTGCAAGTGCAG AGACCATGGGCATCTACGATGACATTGATGCGGACGTGCTGAGGAACTACCAAGAGTTTGCCCTGGTGAACATCATCTACTTTGGGCTGAAGGAGTCCACAACCAGTGAGCAGAGTGCCAGGATGACTGCCATGGACAGCGCCAGCAAGAATGCCT CGGAGATGATTGACAAGCTGACTCTGACGTTCAACCGCACCCGCCAGGCTGTCATCACCAAGGAGCTCATTGAGATCATCTCTGGTGCAGCTGCTCT ATAA